Proteins encoded within one genomic window of Amycolatopsis nigrescens CSC17Ta-90:
- the thiS gene encoding sulfur carrier protein ThiS: MEIQVNGDAREFPDGSTVAGVLEELGAARPGVAVALDGAVVPRGEWAGVTVRDGAQLEILVAVQGG; encoded by the coding sequence ATGGAAATACAGGTCAACGGCGACGCCAGGGAGTTCCCGGACGGCAGCACGGTAGCCGGGGTGCTCGAAGAACTGGGCGCCGCGCGGCCGGGGGTCGCGGTCGCGCTGGACGGTGCGGTGGTGCCGCGAGGCGAGTGGGCCGGCGTGACCGTACGAGACGGCGCGCAGCTGGAAATCCTGGTCGCGGTACAGGGCGGGTGA
- a CDS encoding thiazole synthase: protein MTEFFDGTDDQLVIGAHKLRSRLIIGTGGAANLSVLERALVASGTELTTVAMRRADTDGGSGVLELLRRLGIRLLPNTAGCRSAAEAVLTARLAREALETDLIKLEVHADDRTLLPDPLETLDAAEQLVADGFTVLAYTNDDPVLALRLEEAGCAAVMPLGAPIGTGLGIRNPHNIELIVSRAGVPVVLDAGIGTASDAALAMELGCAAVLLATAVTRAQDPERMAYAMRSAVTGGRLARAAGRIPKRFWAQASSPPR from the coding sequence ATGACCGAGTTCTTCGACGGCACCGATGACCAGCTGGTGATCGGTGCGCACAAGCTGCGCTCCAGGCTGATCATCGGCACCGGTGGTGCGGCAAACCTCAGCGTGCTGGAACGTGCGCTGGTCGCGTCCGGTACCGAGCTGACCACGGTGGCGATGCGCCGGGCCGATACCGATGGCGGCTCCGGCGTGCTGGAGTTGTTGCGGCGGCTGGGAATCCGGCTGCTGCCGAACACCGCAGGCTGCCGTTCGGCGGCGGAGGCGGTGCTCACCGCGCGGCTGGCCAGGGAGGCGCTGGAGACCGACCTGATCAAGCTGGAGGTGCACGCGGACGACCGCACCCTGCTGCCGGATCCGCTGGAAACCCTTGACGCCGCGGAACAACTCGTCGCGGACGGGTTCACCGTACTGGCCTACACGAACGACGATCCGGTGCTCGCCCTCCGGCTGGAAGAGGCCGGCTGTGCCGCGGTGATGCCGCTCGGCGCGCCGATCGGCACCGGGCTCGGCATCCGGAACCCGCACAACATCGAGCTGATCGTGTCCAGGGCCGGGGTGCCGGTGGTGCTCGACGCCGGGATCGGCACCGCGTCCGACGCCGCACTGGCGATGGAGCTCGGCTGTGCCGCGGTGCTGCTGGCCACCGCGGTGACCAGGGCGCAGGACCCGGAGCGAATGGCATACGCCATGCGGTCCGCGGTCACCGGCGGCAGGCTGGCCCGTGCCGCCGGCCGTATTCCGAAGCGGTTCTGGGCGCAGGCTTCCAGTCCACCGAGGTGA
- a CDS encoding LysE family translocator: MPNLLAFIPAAFLIALVPGPATIMLIKQSARGSRRNSMATIAGIEAGVLFWGLAAVFGLSALLVASEVAYNVLRIGGAVFLVYLGIKALFFNRLTPDEEVRPGAGFRSGFLVNVSNPKAGVFAISFLPQFVPAGSGPLPLLLCVLVWLLVDIVWYTSLALLLTRIGQWLRKASVRRALERTSGGLFVAFGVTVALEG; the protein is encoded by the coding sequence ATGCCGAACCTGCTCGCTTTCATCCCCGCCGCCTTCCTGATCGCGCTCGTGCCGGGCCCCGCGACGATCATGCTGATCAAGCAGTCCGCACGAGGCTCGCGCCGCAACTCGATGGCCACCATCGCCGGGATCGAGGCGGGCGTGCTGTTCTGGGGGCTGGCCGCGGTGTTCGGGCTGTCCGCGCTGCTGGTCGCCTCCGAGGTCGCCTACAACGTGCTGCGCATCGGCGGCGCGGTCTTCCTGGTGTACCTCGGCATCAAGGCGCTGTTCTTCAACCGGCTCACCCCGGACGAGGAAGTGCGGCCCGGTGCCGGGTTCCGGTCCGGGTTCCTGGTCAACGTGAGCAACCCGAAGGCCGGCGTTTTCGCGATCTCGTTCCTGCCGCAGTTCGTGCCAGCCGGCTCCGGCCCGCTGCCCCTGCTGCTGTGCGTGCTGGTCTGGCTGCTGGTCGACATCGTCTGGTACACCTCGCTCGCCCTGCTGCTCACCAGGATCGGCCAGTGGCTGCGCAAGGCGTCCGTCCGGCGCGCGCTGGAGCGCACCTCCGGCGGATTGTTCGTGGCGTTCGGGGTGACGGTGGCGCTGGAGGGTTGA
- the thiD gene encoding bifunctional hydroxymethylpyrimidine kinase/phosphomethylpyrimidine kinase, producing MSATPRTALTIAGSDSGGGAGIQADLRTFFACGVHGMTAITAVTVQNSLGVQGFAEIDAETVTAQIKAVAGDMGVHAAKTGMLATAEIIGAVAKTLDEVHIGRDADVPFVLDPVAASMHGDALLREEALEAIRTELFPRASLVTPNLDEVRLLTGLLVTDAESQRAAANALLEFGPQWVLVKGGHMYDDPRCVDLLSDGVQYVELDGPRHETEHTHGGGDTLASAITASLAKGLGVPDAVAAGKRFIERAVAESYPLGAGIGPVSPFWRLAPETP from the coding sequence GTGAGTGCCACCCCGCGCACTGCGCTCACCATCGCCGGCTCGGACTCCGGTGGTGGCGCGGGCATCCAGGCGGACCTGCGCACGTTCTTCGCCTGCGGGGTGCACGGCATGACCGCGATCACCGCGGTCACCGTGCAGAACTCGCTTGGCGTGCAGGGGTTCGCCGAGATCGACGCGGAGACGGTCACCGCGCAGATCAAGGCGGTGGCCGGGGACATGGGCGTGCACGCGGCGAAAACCGGCATGCTGGCCACCGCGGAGATCATCGGCGCGGTGGCCAAGACCCTGGACGAGGTCCACATCGGACGGGACGCGGACGTCCCGTTCGTGCTGGACCCGGTGGCCGCCTCCATGCACGGGGACGCGCTGCTGCGGGAAGAGGCGCTGGAGGCGATCCGGACCGAGCTGTTCCCGCGGGCCAGCCTGGTCACGCCGAACCTGGACGAGGTGCGGCTGCTCACCGGGCTGCTGGTCACCGACGCGGAAAGCCAGCGCGCGGCGGCGAACGCGTTGCTCGAGTTCGGCCCGCAGTGGGTGCTGGTCAAGGGCGGGCACATGTACGACGACCCGCGCTGCGTGGACCTGCTCTCCGACGGCGTCCAGTACGTCGAGCTGGACGGCCCCCGGCACGAGACCGAACACACCCACGGCGGCGGCGACACGCTCGCGTCGGCGATCACCGCGTCGCTGGCGAAGGGCCTCGGCGTGCCGGACGCGGTGGCGGCGGGCAAGCGCTTCATCGAACGCGCCGTCGCCGAGTCCTACCCCCTCGGCGCCGGCATCGGCCCCGTTTCCCCCTTCTGGCGCCTGGCCCCGGAAACGCCGTGA
- a CDS encoding DUF3263 domain-containing protein yields MDAAESMADGRQPSPPDPAAGGMDGLTPREQEVLAFERQWWKYAGAKEQAIRELFGMSATRYYQVLNQLIDKQEAIAADPMLVKRLRKLRAARQRNRAARRLGIELP; encoded by the coding sequence ATGGACGCCGCGGAGTCGATGGCTGATGGTCGCCAGCCGTCGCCGCCCGATCCGGCCGCCGGAGGAATGGACGGACTCACCCCGCGCGAGCAGGAAGTGCTCGCCTTCGAGCGGCAGTGGTGGAAGTACGCCGGCGCCAAGGAGCAGGCCATCCGCGAGCTCTTCGGCATGTCCGCGACCAGGTACTACCAGGTGCTGAACCAACTCATCGACAAACAAGAGGCGATCGCCGCGGACCCGATGCTGGTGAAGCGGCTGCGCAAGCTGCGGGCCGCGCGGCAGCGCAACCGGGCCGCCCGGCGACTGGGGATCGAACTGCCATGA
- a CDS encoding MarR family winged helix-turn-helix transcriptional regulator yields the protein MTTSSTQDVSGRLFLAVGRLSRSLRQAGTPGPGHGAISALATLVSHGQLRLGDLAAKEGVAAATMSRIVAALVEAGYVRRESDPLDRRAWLATATDEGERVVSGVRSTRVQELGKRIDRLPEHLRESLTAALPALEALLTDEEP from the coding sequence GTGACCACGTCGTCGACGCAGGATGTCTCGGGAAGACTGTTTCTGGCGGTGGGCCGGTTGTCCAGGTCGCTGCGCCAGGCTGGCACCCCGGGTCCTGGGCACGGCGCTATCTCCGCGCTGGCCACCCTGGTCAGCCATGGCCAGCTGCGGCTCGGTGACCTGGCCGCCAAGGAGGGCGTCGCCGCGGCCACCATGTCCAGGATCGTCGCCGCGCTGGTCGAGGCCGGTTATGTGCGCCGGGAGTCCGACCCGCTGGACCGGCGGGCCTGGCTGGCCACCGCCACCGACGAGGGCGAGCGGGTCGTCTCCGGGGTGCGTTCGACCAGGGTGCAGGAGCTCGGCAAGCGGATCGACCGGCTGCCGGAGCACCTGCGCGAGTCGCTCACCGCGGCACTGCCGGCGCTGGAGGCGCTGCTCACCGATGAGGAGCCGTAG
- a CDS encoding glycoside hydrolase family 15 protein: MRNIAVAALTGLLVTGFLPAASGAAAGDAPGAPGAHPSWLPADKTGFGGSRDAASKVWFTLQAGQLSEVYYPDLSTPSVRSLNFVVTDGRSFATVDAEVPGQQVRRTSADGLTYEQTATDEQRRWRLRKTYVTDPARSTVLVSVDFTSLTGQPYQLYAVLDPDLANNGADDSARSDGGTLVAEDSTMAAAFAARPAFTATSSGYAGVSDGTTQLKKGFQLESYPRAGSGNVVQTGRTSADGVRSRQVELAIGMGNGERAAADAADAAKSSLRQGFRRAAAANEAGWRRYLGTVNRPPASLKPGRERDLYRASVLMLAASEDKQNPGAFIASPSMPWKFGNNGPEYSPSGTYHLVWPRDLYQIATGMLAAGDRGAAERSLDYMFGVQQQPDGHLPQNTQVDGTPYWTSIQLDETAFPIVLAEQLGRTDQKTWQSVRRAAEFLLAYRGENGLASPYTQQERWEEQDGYSPSTIASVIAGLVCAAELARHNGAAADAERYLAAADGFRAKLPGWTVTTNGPLSPEPYFLRLTKDGDANAGTKYNVGNSSITLDQRAVTDAGFLDLVRLGIYAPDDPVIRNSIRVTDEDIGFKTPKGEYWHRYTADGYGETATGEQWDYPFPPESRTTFGRLWPLLAGERGEYDVANGDHASATGRLRDLAMASGAGETMPEQVWDQHPPSGGPGFAPGTPTASATPLAWTHAQLVRLAWVVQQGEVIEQPRVVRCRYLGC, from the coding sequence ATGCGCAATATCGCTGTTGCCGCGTTGACCGGGCTGCTGGTCACGGGTTTCCTGCCGGCGGCCAGTGGTGCCGCTGCCGGTGATGCCCCCGGTGCCCCTGGTGCGCATCCGAGCTGGCTGCCCGCGGACAAGACCGGTTTCGGCGGCTCGCGGGACGCGGCGAGCAAGGTCTGGTTCACCCTGCAGGCCGGCCAGCTGTCCGAGGTGTACTACCCGGACCTGTCCACGCCGAGCGTGCGCTCGCTGAACTTCGTGGTCACCGACGGCCGCAGCTTCGCCACCGTGGACGCCGAGGTGCCCGGCCAGCAGGTGCGCCGCACCAGTGCCGACGGGCTGACCTACGAGCAGACCGCCACCGACGAGCAGCGGCGATGGCGGCTGCGCAAGACCTACGTGACCGACCCGGCGCGGTCCACCGTGCTGGTCAGCGTGGACTTCACGTCGCTGACCGGACAGCCGTACCAGCTCTACGCGGTGCTGGACCCGGACCTGGCCAACAACGGCGCGGACGACTCGGCCCGCTCCGACGGTGGCACCCTGGTGGCCGAGGACTCCACCATGGCCGCCGCCTTCGCCGCGCGGCCCGCGTTCACCGCGACCAGCAGCGGCTACGCCGGGGTTTCGGACGGCACGACGCAGCTGAAGAAGGGCTTCCAGCTGGAGTCGTACCCGCGCGCCGGCAGCGGCAACGTGGTGCAGACCGGGCGGACCTCGGCGGACGGGGTGCGCTCGCGGCAGGTCGAGCTGGCGATCGGCATGGGCAACGGCGAGCGGGCCGCCGCCGACGCCGCCGATGCCGCGAAATCCTCGCTGCGCCAAGGTTTCCGCCGGGCCGCCGCGGCGAACGAGGCGGGCTGGCGGCGTTATCTCGGCACCGTCAACCGGCCACCGGCGTCGCTGAAACCGGGCCGCGAACGGGACCTGTACCGGGCGTCGGTGCTGATGCTGGCGGCCAGTGAGGACAAGCAGAACCCCGGCGCGTTCATCGCGTCGCCGAGCATGCCGTGGAAGTTCGGCAACAACGGACCGGAGTACTCGCCGTCCGGGACCTACCACCTGGTCTGGCCGCGCGACCTCTACCAGATCGCCACCGGCATGCTGGCCGCCGGCGACCGGGGCGCGGCCGAACGGTCGCTGGACTACATGTTCGGCGTCCAGCAGCAGCCGGACGGCCACCTGCCGCAGAACACCCAGGTGGACGGCACCCCGTACTGGACGTCCATCCAGCTCGACGAGACTGCCTTCCCGATCGTGCTGGCCGAGCAGCTCGGCCGGACCGACCAGAAGACCTGGCAGTCGGTGCGCAGGGCGGCCGAGTTCCTGCTCGCCTACCGCGGCGAGAACGGCCTGGCGTCGCCGTACACCCAGCAGGAACGCTGGGAGGAGCAGGACGGGTACTCGCCGTCCACCATCGCCTCGGTGATCGCCGGCCTGGTCTGCGCGGCGGAGCTGGCCCGGCACAACGGCGCGGCCGCGGACGCCGAGCGGTACCTGGCCGCGGCGGACGGGTTCCGCGCCAAGCTGCCCGGCTGGACGGTGACCACCAACGGCCCGCTGTCCCCGGAGCCGTACTTCCTGCGGCTGACCAAGGACGGCGACGCGAACGCGGGCACCAAGTACAACGTCGGCAACTCCAGCATCACCCTGGACCAGCGCGCGGTGACCGACGCCGGTTTCCTCGACCTGGTGCGGCTCGGCATCTACGCGCCGGACGATCCGGTGATCCGCAACAGCATCCGGGTCACCGACGAGGACATCGGCTTCAAGACGCCTAAGGGCGAGTACTGGCACCGCTACACCGCCGACGGCTACGGCGAAACGGCCACCGGCGAGCAGTGGGACTACCCGTTCCCGCCGGAGAGCCGGACCACCTTCGGCAGGCTGTGGCCGCTGCTGGCCGGGGAACGCGGGGAGTACGACGTGGCGAACGGCGACCACGCGTCCGCCACCGGCCGGCTGCGCGACCTTGCCATGGCGAGCGGCGCCGGGGAGACCATGCCGGAGCAGGTCTGGGACCAGCATCCGCCCAGCGGTGGACCGGGCTTCGCGCCCGGCACGCCGACCGCGTCGGCGACCCCGCTGGCCTGGACGCACGCCCAGCTGGTCCGGCTGGCCTGGGTGGTGCAGCAGGGCGAGGTCATCGAGCAGCCGCGGGTGGTCCGCTGCCGCTACCTCGGCTGCTGA
- the thiC gene encoding phosphomethylpyrimidine synthase ThiC, with amino-acid sequence MTMLENNADIKPSVTTGPIVGSHKVYHHTESGLRVPARRIDLSNGDHFDVYDTSGPYTDPDADIDVHNGLHRLRAGWADGREHNTQLGWAKAGVITREMEYIAARERMDPEFVRAEVASGRAVIPANRRHPECEPMIIGKNFLVKINANMGNSAVWSSVEEEVDKMVWATRWGADTIMDLSTGKRIHETREWIMRNSPVPVGTVPIYQALEKVNGEPEKLSWEIYRDTVIEQCEQGVDYMTVHAGVLLRYVPLTAKRVTGIVSRGGSIMAAWCLAHHQESFLYTHFSELCDILREYDVTFSLGDGLRPGSIADANDRAQFAELETLGELTHIARAKDVQVMIEGPGHVPMHKIIENVRLEEELCGEAPFYTLGPLATDIAPGYDHITSAIGAAQIGWAGTAMLCYVTPKEHLGLPNRDDVKVGVITYKIAAHSADLAKGHPHAQEWDDELSKARFEFRWHDQFNLALDPDTARSFHDETLPAEPSKTAHFCSMCGPKFCSMRITQDVRKYAEEHGLTSVDAIEAGMKEKAEEFADKGKKVYLPVVGP; translated from the coding sequence TTGACCATGCTGGAAAACAACGCTGACATCAAACCGTCCGTGACCACCGGGCCGATCGTCGGCTCGCACAAGGTCTACCACCACACCGAGTCCGGACTACGGGTACCGGCCCGCCGGATCGATCTCTCCAACGGCGACCACTTCGACGTCTACGACACCTCCGGCCCGTACACCGACCCGGACGCCGACATCGACGTCCACAATGGACTGCACCGGCTGCGGGCCGGCTGGGCGGACGGCCGCGAGCACAACACCCAGCTCGGCTGGGCGAAGGCGGGGGTGATCACCCGCGAGATGGAGTACATCGCCGCCCGCGAGCGGATGGACCCCGAGTTCGTGCGCGCCGAGGTGGCGTCCGGCCGCGCGGTGATCCCGGCCAACCGCAGGCACCCGGAGTGCGAGCCGATGATCATCGGCAAGAACTTCCTGGTGAAAATCAACGCGAACATGGGCAACTCCGCCGTCTGGTCCTCTGTGGAGGAAGAGGTGGACAAGATGGTGTGGGCGACCCGCTGGGGCGCGGACACCATCATGGACCTGTCCACCGGCAAGCGGATCCACGAGACCCGCGAGTGGATCATGCGCAACTCGCCGGTGCCGGTCGGCACCGTGCCGATCTACCAGGCGCTGGAAAAGGTCAACGGGGAGCCGGAAAAGCTCAGCTGGGAGATCTACCGCGACACCGTGATCGAGCAGTGCGAGCAGGGCGTGGACTACATGACCGTGCACGCCGGTGTGCTGCTGCGCTACGTGCCCCTGACCGCGAAGCGGGTCACCGGGATCGTCTCGCGCGGCGGTTCGATCATGGCCGCGTGGTGCCTGGCGCATCACCAGGAATCCTTCCTGTACACGCATTTCAGCGAGTTGTGCGACATCCTGCGCGAGTACGACGTCACCTTCTCGCTCGGTGACGGGCTGCGCCCCGGCTCGATCGCGGACGCCAACGACCGGGCCCAGTTCGCCGAGCTGGAGACCCTCGGCGAGCTGACCCACATCGCCCGCGCCAAGGACGTGCAGGTGATGATCGAGGGCCCAGGGCACGTGCCGATGCACAAGATCATCGAGAACGTGCGGCTGGAAGAGGAGCTGTGCGGCGAGGCGCCGTTCTACACCCTCGGTCCACTCGCGACGGACATCGCACCTGGCTACGACCACATCACCTCCGCGATCGGTGCCGCGCAGATCGGCTGGGCCGGCACCGCGATGCTGTGCTACGTCACGCCGAAGGAGCACCTCGGCCTGCCCAACCGGGACGACGTGAAGGTCGGCGTGATCACCTACAAGATCGCCGCGCACAGCGCCGACCTGGCCAAGGGGCACCCGCACGCGCAGGAGTGGGACGACGAGCTTTCCAAGGCGCGCTTCGAGTTCCGCTGGCACGACCAGTTCAACCTGGCGCTGGACCCGGACACCGCCCGCTCGTTCCACGACGAGACGCTGCCCGCGGAACCGTCCAAGACCGCGCACTTCTGCTCGATGTGCGGGCCGAAGTTCTGCTCCATGCGGATCACCCAGGACGTCCGCAAGTACGCCGAGGAGCACGGACTGACCTCTGTGGACGCTATCGAGGCCGGCATGAAGGAGAAGGCCGAGGAGTTCGCGGACAAGGGGAAGAAGGTCTACCTGCCGGTGGTCGGACCGTGA
- the thiO gene encoding glycine oxidase ThiO: MSENLVVIGGGVIGLSVAWRAAAAGHHVRLVDPSPGRGASWVAGGMLAPVTEAWPGEEDVLALGEESLRRWPEFAEALTTDGGDPGLSEAGTIVVAFDRADAEQLDVLAEYLGALGRVVRPVPGSKLSRTQPGLAGSLRSGLLVPGDLAVDNRKLLRSLQVAAKRRGVEFVEDTASEIGDGQVRTGGSVLRCDTAVIAAGARSAGLHPALAGAVHPLKGEILRLRARRSSLAPPGRTVRALVEGRPIYLVPREGGELVLGATQYESGFDETVTARGVRELLEGAERVFPGIAEYELTEVTAGLRAASVDNLPVLGELSPGVLAATGHHRNGLLLAPVTADAVVAMLAGEKPPEQALAASPERLPDRERN; this comes from the coding sequence GTGAGTGAAAACCTGGTCGTCATCGGTGGTGGCGTGATCGGGCTCTCGGTGGCCTGGCGCGCCGCGGCCGCGGGTCATCACGTGCGGCTCGTCGATCCCAGCCCCGGCCGGGGCGCCTCCTGGGTGGCCGGCGGCATGCTGGCCCCGGTCACCGAGGCGTGGCCGGGTGAGGAGGACGTGCTCGCCCTCGGTGAGGAGTCGCTGCGCCGCTGGCCGGAGTTCGCCGAGGCGCTGACCACGGACGGTGGCGATCCCGGACTGTCCGAAGCGGGCACCATCGTGGTGGCCTTCGACCGCGCCGACGCCGAGCAGCTCGACGTGCTGGCGGAATACCTCGGCGCACTGGGCCGCGTAGTGCGGCCGGTGCCGGGCAGCAAGCTGAGCCGTACCCAGCCGGGACTGGCCGGGTCGCTCCGAAGTGGACTGTTGGTGCCCGGCGATCTGGCCGTGGACAACCGGAAACTGCTGCGGTCGCTGCAGGTCGCGGCGAAGCGCCGGGGCGTGGAGTTCGTCGAGGACACCGCGAGCGAGATCGGCGACGGTCAGGTGCGCACCGGCGGTTCGGTACTGCGCTGCGACACCGCGGTGATCGCCGCTGGTGCCCGCAGCGCGGGGCTGCATCCGGCACTGGCCGGTGCCGTGCACCCGCTGAAGGGCGAGATCCTGCGCCTGCGGGCCCGGCGGAGCAGCCTCGCGCCACCCGGCCGGACCGTGCGCGCCCTGGTCGAGGGCAGGCCGATCTACCTGGTGCCCCGCGAAGGCGGCGAGCTGGTGCTCGGCGCCACCCAGTACGAGTCCGGGTTCGACGAGACGGTCACCGCGCGTGGCGTGCGCGAGCTGTTGGAGGGCGCGGAGCGGGTGTTCCCCGGCATCGCGGAGTACGAGCTGACCGAGGTGACGGCCGGCCTGCGCGCGGCGAGCGTGGACAACCTGCCGGTGCTCGGCGAGCTGTCCCCCGGGGTGCTCGCCGCCACCGGGCACCACCGCAACGGCCTGCTGCTCGCCCCGGTCACCGCGGACGCGGTAGTGGCCATGCTCGCCGGGGAGAAACCCCCGGAGCAGGCACTCGCGGCAAGCCCGGAGCGGCTGCCCGACCGGGAAAGGAACTGA
- a CDS encoding peptide deformylase, producing MTVHPIRIAGDPVLHNPTREVTEFADELRTLAEDMFETMYAAEGVGLAANQIGVDLRIFVYDCPDDEGTQHKGLVVNPKLETSEIPETMPDPDDDWEGCLSAPGESYPTGRASWAKVTGFDLDGQPIEVEGTGYFARCLQHETDHLNGYLYLDRLVGRHARAAKKMLKANRWGVPGNSWLPEPAAS from the coding sequence GTGACCGTTCACCCCATCCGGATCGCCGGCGACCCAGTGCTGCACAACCCCACCCGCGAAGTGACCGAGTTCGCCGACGAGCTGAGGACGCTGGCGGAGGACATGTTCGAGACCATGTACGCCGCCGAGGGGGTCGGGCTCGCCGCCAACCAGATCGGCGTCGACCTGCGGATCTTCGTCTACGACTGCCCGGACGACGAGGGCACGCAGCACAAGGGCCTCGTGGTCAACCCGAAGCTGGAGACCTCGGAGATCCCGGAGACCATGCCGGACCCGGACGACGACTGGGAAGGCTGCCTGTCCGCGCCGGGCGAGTCCTATCCGACCGGGCGGGCGAGCTGGGCCAAGGTCACCGGGTTCGACCTCGACGGTCAGCCGATCGAGGTCGAGGGCACCGGCTACTTCGCGCGCTGCCTGCAGCACGAGACCGATCACCTGAACGGTTACCTCTACCTGGACCGCCTGGTCGGCAGGCACGCCCGCGCGGCCAAGAAGATGCTCAAGGCGAACCGCTGGGGCGTCCCCGGCAACTCCTGGCTGCCCGAACCCGCCGCGTCCTGA
- the thiD gene encoding bifunctional hydroxymethylpyrimidine kinase/phosphomethylpyrimidine kinase: MSEATGPPAALTIAGSDSGGAAGLQADLRTFLTCGVHGLVAVTAVTVQNTLGVHDRADIPARIVAGQIEAVASDMGVQAAKTGMLASADIIHAVAEACDKAEIGRDAAVPFVVDPVAASMHGHPLFDDAGLAALRDELLPRATVLTPNLDEVRLLTGIEVTDRDQMHQAAVVLHRLGPRYVLVKSGHLVSDPECVDLLFDGSTFVELPGTRFATPHTHGAGDTMASALTAGLARGMDMVEAARFGKWFVANAVANAYPMGAKVGPVSAFWRLAAEERG; this comes from the coding sequence ATGAGTGAAGCTACGGGCCCGCCGGCCGCACTGACCATCGCCGGTTCCGACTCCGGTGGCGCCGCCGGGCTGCAGGCCGACCTTCGCACCTTCCTGACCTGTGGCGTGCACGGCCTGGTCGCGGTGACCGCGGTGACCGTGCAGAACACCCTCGGCGTGCACGACCGCGCCGACATCCCGGCGCGGATCGTCGCGGGCCAGATCGAGGCGGTGGCCTCGGACATGGGCGTGCAGGCGGCGAAAACCGGCATGCTGGCCTCCGCGGATATCATCCACGCGGTGGCCGAAGCCTGCGACAAGGCGGAGATCGGCCGGGACGCGGCGGTCCCGTTCGTGGTGGACCCGGTGGCCGCCTCCATGCACGGCCACCCGCTGTTCGACGACGCCGGGCTGGCCGCCCTGCGCGACGAGCTGCTGCCACGGGCCACCGTGCTGACCCCGAACCTGGACGAGGTGCGGCTGCTCACCGGGATCGAAGTGACCGACCGCGACCAGATGCACCAGGCCGCCGTGGTGCTGCACCGGCTCGGGCCGCGCTACGTGCTGGTGAAGAGCGGGCACCTGGTGTCCGATCCGGAATGCGTGGACCTGCTCTTCGACGGGTCCACCTTCGTCGAGCTGCCCGGCACCCGCTTCGCCACCCCGCACACGCACGGCGCCGGGGACACCATGGCCTCCGCGCTCACCGCCGGCCTCGCCCGCGGCATGGACATGGTGGAAGCGGCCCGTTTCGGCAAGTGGTTCGTCGCCAACGCGGTGGCCAACGCCTACCCGATGGGCGCGAAAGTGGGACCGGTCTCGGCCTTCTGGCGGCTCGCCGCCGAGGAGCGCGGATAG
- a CDS encoding ion transporter codes for MISRDRVAAFVEHRRFQNFIISVIVFNAVTLGLETSTRILAEYGGLLHTLDYLALSIFVLELLAKFYAYRHRFFTDPWNVFDLLVVGIALVPATGPFAVLRALRVLRVLRLISVVPSMRKVVSGLLAAIPGMASIAALLALIIFVAGVMATKLFGGISAENFGDLGTSLFTLFQVMTGEAWPDIAKEIMEQAPMAWIFFVIYILVSSFAVLNLFIAVVVSGMEDQLRDDIREEEAKQTEAQAAANLEILGELRELRAEVARLREATAPHR; via the coding sequence GTGATCAGTCGGGACCGGGTGGCGGCGTTCGTGGAACACCGCCGTTTCCAGAACTTCATCATCTCGGTGATCGTGTTCAACGCGGTCACCCTCGGCCTGGAGACCTCCACCAGGATTCTGGCCGAGTACGGCGGGCTGCTGCACACGCTCGACTACCTGGCGTTGTCGATCTTCGTGCTGGAGCTGCTGGCCAAGTTCTACGCCTACCGCCACCGGTTCTTCACCGATCCCTGGAACGTGTTCGACCTGCTGGTGGTCGGGATCGCGCTGGTGCCGGCCACCGGCCCGTTCGCGGTGCTGCGCGCGCTGCGGGTGTTGCGGGTGCTGCGGCTGATCTCCGTGGTGCCGTCGATGCGCAAGGTGGTCTCCGGGCTGCTCGCCGCGATCCCCGGGATGGCCTCCATCGCCGCACTGCTCGCGTTGATCATCTTCGTCGCCGGGGTGATGGCCACCAAACTGTTCGGCGGCATCTCCGCGGAGAATTTCGGCGACCTCGGCACCTCGCTGTTCACGCTGTTCCAGGTAATGACCGGCGAGGCATGGCCGGATATCGCAAAAGAGATCATGGAACAAGCGCCGATGGCGTGGATTTTCTTCGTGATCTACATCCTGGTGTCCAGCTTCGCGGTGTTGAACCTGTTCATCGCGGTGGTGGTCAGCGGGATGGAGGACCAGTTGCGCGACGACATCCGGGAAGAAGAGGCGAAGCAGACCGAGGCGCAGGCCGCCGCGAACCTGGAGATCCTCGGCGAGCTGCGGGAACTGCGGGCCGAGGTGGCGCGGTTACGGGAGGCTACGGCTCCTCATCGGTGA